A region of Sulfurimonas sp. DNA encodes the following proteins:
- a CDS encoding ABC-three component system middle component 8 produces MTYIKPHKLKPLNEDILVVSKYIINDLKDIHNQEDKISNVLLRLKNKLKISDKSFIFSLNFLYMFNKIEYKKNEDKVLLK; encoded by the coding sequence ATGACTTATATTAAACCACACAAACTTAAACCCTTAAATGAAGATATCTTAGTTGTATCAAAATATATTATTAATGATTTAAAAGATATACATAATCAAGAAGACAAAATCAGTAATGTTCTACTTAGGTTAAAGAATAAATTAAAAATATCAGACAAAAGTTTTATTTTTAGTCTTAATTTCTTATACATGTTTAATAAAATTGAATACAAAAAAAATGAAGACAAGGTGCTATTAAAATGA